A stretch of Candidatus Sulfotelmatobacter sp. DNA encodes these proteins:
- a CDS encoding AAA family ATPase: MQLDAIAATRPRIVVCWAPAGFGKSVLASQIIAQAGASGVVTIDAAGAGDAAAFARAVLAACEPESASLPLHGADDAAAALDAWRRCADPQTVYLFENVDALDATARALLAACLEDLGTRGLVVMCSRAAVDVPFSRSLRPTDVLVLGEPDLRFTRGEIADLFGERVDESTLDRIERLTEGWPLALGLLHHAAQVGPLDRLLRELDDVEHGRLGTYLEADVIASLDDTAMDVVCLLTLVEEIDTHGAAAALRIPIDRARAVLRGLPFVQRTERSYRLHPLIVSHVFHNHAARRALVAARAVRALRETHDDLLAARIAFAVGDTEGAAGALDEMVAAPPELRDHVADLAQALDGATLMRFPRLWVMAMPHRIYATSLEQWRLEASALWASLADDCAEDIVVGVGAALGMVLGFEGLWDDYDEMLLELSQRFVAIDPPSPARLLEYALRVWRGVIDLELLDVDRLRATLAPLEATDYLYVAALCFLVAPAYANAGDRESERETLARAIAVAENGIPSVWAFALQQAAIAAWLAGEDDLFRSLVHVLQALADHDGGIQRGMAHFLRCTSGDGLGTLPDNEGSATRALSLLIAAAATPNATIRRSTLDGALAAADASRHAGPRILARLAISVADPSQQQLLEEARALMTPLSRDSLYGRYLAARPGDEPLEPFLRRYRSVQVPTGTVLVQLLQGAVWTETRQVPLSHREFALFAHIALQPRAIDVDALADRLWPDASAEAGLASVRVYVNRIRKRIGDAEVIASTRGAYGRGPSVRTDVELAERFVASLPSATNDEIVSALELRAALRTGPPAWLLDLPGFETLHGRLGALLERLDAALERRAAGLTPALRDAVRAALDADD; this comes from the coding sequence ATGCAGCTGGACGCAATCGCTGCAACGCGTCCGCGAATCGTCGTCTGCTGGGCTCCGGCGGGCTTCGGGAAGTCGGTCCTAGCCTCGCAGATCATCGCCCAAGCAGGCGCGAGCGGTGTCGTCACGATCGACGCCGCCGGCGCCGGCGACGCGGCCGCGTTTGCGCGCGCGGTGCTCGCCGCGTGCGAACCCGAGTCGGCATCGCTCCCGCTCCACGGTGCGGATGATGCGGCGGCGGCGCTCGATGCGTGGCGGCGCTGCGCCGACCCGCAGACGGTGTACCTGTTCGAGAACGTCGACGCGCTCGACGCGACGGCTCGCGCGCTGCTCGCCGCATGCCTCGAGGATCTGGGCACGCGCGGACTCGTCGTCATGTGCAGCCGCGCCGCCGTGGACGTCCCCTTCTCCCGCTCGCTTCGGCCGACCGACGTGCTCGTGCTCGGCGAACCGGACCTTCGCTTCACGCGCGGCGAGATCGCCGATCTCTTCGGCGAGCGCGTTGACGAGTCGACCCTCGATCGCATCGAGCGCCTCACCGAGGGCTGGCCTCTCGCGCTGGGCCTCTTGCATCACGCAGCGCAGGTCGGGCCGTTGGACCGGCTGCTGCGCGAGCTCGACGACGTCGAGCACGGCCGATTGGGGACCTACCTCGAGGCCGACGTCATCGCCTCGCTCGACGACACCGCGATGGACGTGGTGTGCCTGCTCACGCTGGTCGAGGAGATCGACACGCACGGCGCGGCGGCCGCGCTGCGCATCCCGATCGATCGAGCGCGCGCGGTGCTGCGGGGCTTGCCTTTCGTGCAGCGCACCGAGCGCAGCTATCGCCTCCATCCCCTGATCGTCTCGCACGTTTTCCACAATCACGCCGCACGCCGGGCCCTGGTCGCGGCGCGGGCCGTCCGTGCGCTGCGCGAGACGCACGACGACCTGCTGGCGGCGCGCATCGCCTTCGCCGTGGGCGACACGGAGGGCGCGGCCGGAGCGTTGGACGAGATGGTGGCCGCACCGCCCGAACTGCGCGACCACGTCGCCGACCTCGCGCAGGCGCTCGACGGCGCGACGCTGATGCGCTTCCCGCGTTTGTGGGTGATGGCGATGCCCCATCGCATCTACGCGACCTCGCTCGAGCAGTGGCGGCTCGAGGCGAGCGCGCTGTGGGCGAGCCTCGCCGACGACTGCGCCGAGGACATCGTGGTCGGCGTCGGCGCGGCGCTCGGCATGGTGCTCGGGTTCGAGGGGCTCTGGGACGACTACGACGAGATGCTGCTCGAGCTCTCGCAACGGTTCGTCGCGATCGATCCCCCCTCGCCGGCGCGCCTGCTCGAGTACGCGCTGCGCGTCTGGCGCGGCGTCATCGACCTCGAGCTGCTCGACGTCGACCGGCTCCGCGCGACGCTCGCGCCGCTCGAAGCGACCGACTACCTCTACGTCGCCGCGCTGTGTTTCCTGGTCGCGCCGGCCTACGCCAACGCCGGCGACCGCGAGAGCGAGCGCGAAACGCTCGCGCGCGCGATCGCAGTCGCCGAAAACGGCATCCCGTCCGTGTGGGCTTTCGCGTTGCAGCAGGCGGCGATCGCGGCCTGGCTGGCCGGCGAGGACGACCTCTTCCGTTCGCTCGTGCACGTACTGCAGGCGCTCGCGGACCATGACGGCGGGATTCAGCGCGGCATGGCTCACTTTCTGCGCTGCACGTCGGGCGACGGCTTGGGGACGCTGCCCGACAACGAAGGCTCCGCGACGCGCGCCCTCTCGCTGCTGATCGCCGCCGCCGCGACGCCCAACGCCACGATCCGGCGCTCGACGCTCGACGGCGCGCTGGCCGCCGCCGACGCGTCGCGCCACGCCGGGCCGCGGATCTTGGCCCGGCTCGCGATATCGGTCGCGGATCCCAGCCAGCAGCAGCTGCTCGAGGAGGCGCGCGCGCTGATGACGCCGCTCTCGCGCGACTCGCTCTACGGCCGATACCTCGCGGCACGCCCCGGCGACGAGCCGCTCGAACCGTTCCTGCGCCGCTATCGCTCCGTCCAAGTTCCGACCGGGACGGTGCTCGTGCAGCTGCTGCAGGGCGCCGTGTGGACCGAGACGCGTCAGGTCCCGCTTTCGCACCGCGAGTTCGCCCTGTTCGCGCACATCGCGCTGCAGCCGCGCGCGATCGACGTCGACGCGCTGGCCGACCGGCTATGGCCGGACGCGTCGGCCGAGGCGGGCTTGGCGTCGGTGCGCGTCTACGTCAACCGCATCCGCAAGCGGATCGGCGACGCGGAGGTCATCGCCTCCACGCGAGGCGCCTACGGCCGCGGTCCCAGCGTGCGCACCGACGTCGAGCTGGCCGAACGCTTCGTCGCGAGCCTGCCGTCGGCGACCAACGACGAGATCGTCTCGGCGCTCGAGCTGCGCGCCGCGCTGCGCACCGGGCCGCCGGCGTGGCTGCTCGACCTGCCGGGGTTCGAGACGCTGCACGGCCGGCTCGGCGCGTTGCTGGAGCGCCTCGACGCCGCGCTCGAACGGCGGGCGGCCGGGCTGACGCCGGCGCTGCGCGACGCGGTACGCGCGGCGCTCGACGCCGACGACTGA
- the speD gene encoding adenosylmethionine decarboxylase — translation MYRTRRTTRLEVGFSQPNPRSHEQLKALGTHIVCELSGCDAAKLTDVEAVREMMQAAARAANATVIETAFHRFQPQGVSGVVVIQESHLSIHTWPETGYAAMDFYTCGDHTDPWAACQYAAEALDAKQMLTTEVKRGIEASSGRFTHLVTTEHDTRELAATA, via the coding sequence GTGTACCGCACACGTCGGACGACGCGCCTGGAGGTGGGATTCTCCCAACCGAACCCGAGGAGTCACGAACAATTGAAAGCACTCGGCACGCACATCGTCTGCGAGCTGTCCGGCTGTGATGCCGCCAAGCTCACCGACGTCGAAGCAGTCCGTGAGATGATGCAAGCGGCGGCCCGCGCTGCCAACGCGACCGTCATCGAGACCGCCTTCCACCGCTTCCAGCCCCAAGGGGTGTCGGGCGTGGTGGTGATCCAAGAGTCGCACCTGTCGATCCACACGTGGCCGGAGACCGGCTACGCAGCCATGGACTTCTACACGTGCGGCGACCACACCGATCCGTGGGCGGCGTGCCAGTACGCCGCGGAGGCGCTCGACGCCAAGCAGATGTTGACGACCGAAGTGAAGCGCGGAATCGAAGCGAGTTCCGGCCGTTTCACCCACCTCGTCACGACCGAGCACGATACTCGCGAGCTGGCCGCCACGGCCTAG
- a CDS encoding aminotransferase class V-fold PLP-dependent enzyme produces the protein MSDTSLDPADWDAFRALVHRAVDDAVDFLATIRERPAWQPVPTAVKGALREPLPRAGEPLEETYARFRELIMPYATGNLHPRFFGWVHGGGTPAGALAEFLAGVMNANVGGREHAAVYVERAVVGWFAELFGFGPSASGILTTGTSMGNLLAVCAARDRALGADARLRGVDGAPLVAYAARGAHSSIAKAIRIAGLGGSSLRAIDVDDRFAIDVDALRAQIAADRTAGLRPFLVVATAGTVDTGAFDPLATLADLCEREGLWLHVDGAFGALAITSPRHAHLVAGIDRADSLAFDAHKWLQAPYAVGCVLFRDEAAHRGAFAESPDYLTPADRGTAAGAPWYAEYGLELSRDFRALRLWLTLHHYGIDSFGRAIAAGCNLAAELGRRVDASPDLELLAPVFLNVVCFRVRPAGLDEQALDRLNAAVAVAVQESGAAVPSTTRLGGRLALRACFINHRTRLDDLDVLMAAVRSAAAETSRRHDPRGKRVR, from the coding sequence ATGAGCGACACCTCGCTCGACCCCGCCGATTGGGACGCGTTCCGCGCGCTCGTCCACCGCGCCGTCGACGACGCCGTTGATTTTCTCGCCACCATCCGCGAACGTCCGGCGTGGCAGCCCGTGCCGACGGCGGTGAAAGGCGCGCTGCGCGAGCCGTTGCCGCGCGCCGGCGAACCGCTCGAGGAGACGTACGCGCGCTTCCGCGAGCTGATCATGCCGTATGCGACGGGGAATTTGCACCCGCGCTTCTTCGGCTGGGTGCACGGCGGTGGGACGCCGGCCGGCGCGCTGGCCGAGTTCCTGGCCGGGGTGATGAACGCCAACGTCGGCGGCCGCGAGCACGCGGCGGTCTACGTCGAGCGCGCGGTCGTCGGGTGGTTCGCCGAGCTGTTCGGCTTCGGGCCGTCAGCGAGCGGGATCCTCACCACCGGCACGTCGATGGGGAACCTGCTGGCCGTCTGCGCGGCGCGCGATCGTGCGCTGGGCGCGGACGCGCGCCTGCGCGGCGTCGACGGCGCGCCGCTGGTCGCGTACGCCGCCCGCGGCGCGCACAGCTCGATCGCCAAGGCGATCCGCATCGCCGGCCTGGGCGGCTCGTCGTTGCGCGCGATCGACGTCGACGACCGCTTCGCGATCGACGTCGACGCGCTGCGCGCGCAGATCGCCGCCGATCGGACGGCCGGGCTGCGTCCGTTCTTGGTCGTCGCGACGGCGGGCACCGTCGACACCGGCGCGTTCGACCCGCTCGCGACGCTGGCGGATCTCTGCGAGCGCGAGGGGCTGTGGCTGCACGTCGACGGCGCCTTCGGCGCGCTCGCGATCACCAGCCCACGCCACGCGCACCTGGTTGCGGGCATCGACCGCGCCGACTCGCTGGCGTTCGACGCCCATAAGTGGCTGCAAGCGCCGTACGCCGTCGGCTGCGTCCTCTTCCGCGACGAGGCCGCCCATCGCGGCGCGTTCGCCGAGTCGCCGGACTACCTCACGCCGGCCGACCGCGGCACCGCCGCGGGCGCGCCCTGGTATGCCGAGTACGGCCTGGAGCTCTCGCGCGACTTTCGCGCCCTACGGCTGTGGCTGACCCTGCACCACTACGGCATCGACAGCTTCGGCCGCGCGATCGCCGCAGGCTGCAACCTGGCCGCCGAGCTCGGCCGCCGGGTTGACGCCAGCCCCGACCTGGAGCTGCTGGCGCCGGTCTTCCTCAACGTCGTCTGCTTCCGCGTGCGCCCGGCGGGTTTGGACGAGCAGGCCCTCGACCGCCTGAACGCCGCCGTGGCCGTCGCCGTCCAGGAGAGCGGCGCCGCCGTCCCGAGCACGACCCGCCTCGGCGGCCGGCTGGCCCTGCGGGCCTGCTTCATCAATCACCGCACCCGGCTCGACGACCTCGACGTCCTCATGGCGGCCGTGCGCTCGGCCGCTGCCGAAACCTCGCGACGGCACGATCCGCGGGGGAAGCGGGTTAGATAG
- the sufB gene encoding Fe-S cluster assembly protein SufB — protein MAASPDVLIEEYRHGFHDSEDKYVFKSDKGLSREIVERISAMKNEPAWMLDFRLRAYDVFRAKPMPTWGDTELLDQIDFDNIRYFVKAGERTEQNWDDVPDDIKRTFDRLGIPEAERKFLSGVSAQYESEVVYHSVIEELEKDGVIFCDMDTALREHPEIVQKYISTVIPIEDNKFAALNSAVWSGGSFVYVPKGVEVKMPLQAYFRINTENMGQFERTLIIADEGSKVHYIEGCTAPQFSTSSLHSAVVELIAMDGASIRYTTIQNWYRNIYNLVTKRAKAMRNATVEWVDGNIGSRLTMKYPAIYLMGEGARGEILSAAFAGQGQHQDAGAKVIHAAPNTTSVVTNKSVTAHGGKTTYRGLVEIHPGAVGAKTRVRCDALLMDDKSESDTLPTMKVDEQRSTVEHEASVSKIGEEQLFYARSRGLSEADATAMIVNGFFDFFVKELPMEYAVELNRLIKMEMEGAVG, from the coding sequence ATGGCCGCATCGCCCGACGTCCTGATCGAAGAGTACCGACACGGGTTCCACGACTCGGAAGACAAGTATGTCTTCAAGTCCGACAAGGGGCTCTCGCGCGAGATCGTCGAGCGCATCTCGGCGATGAAGAACGAGCCGGCGTGGATGCTCGACTTCCGTCTGCGCGCCTACGACGTGTTCCGGGCCAAGCCGATGCCGACGTGGGGCGACACCGAGCTGCTCGACCAGATCGATTTCGACAACATCCGCTACTTCGTCAAAGCCGGCGAGCGCACCGAGCAGAACTGGGACGACGTCCCCGACGACATCAAGCGCACCTTCGACCGGCTCGGCATCCCCGAGGCCGAGCGCAAGTTCCTCAGCGGCGTCTCGGCGCAGTACGAGTCGGAAGTCGTCTATCACTCCGTCATCGAGGAGCTCGAGAAGGACGGCGTGATCTTCTGCGACATGGACACGGCGCTGCGCGAGCATCCGGAGATCGTCCAGAAGTACATCTCGACCGTCATCCCGATCGAAGACAACAAGTTCGCCGCGCTCAACTCGGCCGTGTGGTCGGGCGGGTCGTTCGTCTACGTCCCGAAGGGCGTCGAAGTCAAGATGCCGCTGCAGGCCTACTTCCGGATCAACACCGAGAACATGGGCCAGTTCGAGCGCACGCTGATCATCGCCGACGAGGGCTCGAAGGTCCACTACATCGAGGGCTGCACCGCACCGCAGTTCTCGACCAGCTCGCTGCACTCGGCGGTCGTCGAGCTGATCGCGATGGACGGCGCGTCGATCCGCTACACGACGATCCAGAACTGGTACCGCAACATCTACAACCTGGTCACCAAGCGCGCCAAGGCGATGCGCAACGCGACCGTGGAGTGGGTCGACGGCAACATCGGCTCGCGCCTGACGATGAAGTACCCGGCCATCTACTTGATGGGCGAGGGTGCGCGCGGCGAGATCCTCTCGGCGGCGTTCGCCGGTCAGGGCCAGCATCAGGACGCCGGCGCGAAGGTCATCCACGCCGCGCCGAACACGACCTCGGTCGTCACCAACAAGTCGGTCACCGCGCACGGCGGCAAGACGACGTATCGCGGCCTGGTCGAAATCCATCCGGGTGCGGTCGGCGCCAAGACCCGCGTGCGCTGCGACGCCTTGCTGATGGACGACAAGTCCGAGTCGGACACGCTGCCGACGATGAAGGTCGACGAGCAGCGCTCGACGGTCGAGCACGAGGCCTCGGTGTCGAAGATCGGCGAGGAGCAGCTGTTCTACGCGCGCAGCCGCGGGCTCAGCGAAGCCGACGCGACGGCGATGATCGTGAACGGGTTCTTCGACTTCTTCGTCAAGGAGCTGCCGATGGAGTACGCCGTCGAGCTCAACCGGCTGATCAAGATGGAGATGGAAGGGGCGGTCGGCTAG
- a CDS encoding FKBP-type peptidyl-prolyl cis-trans isomerase, with protein sequence MTRPLLIAAALVAALTVPALAAKTVTLPDGLKYMDLKVGKGPVPKPGQTAVVTYVGTFPNGKKFDASADHGGTFSFPLGQHQVISCWDEAVATMHVGGHRKIVCPPAIAYGPRGAGGVIPPNATLDFDIVLVGVK encoded by the coding sequence ATGACCCGTCCGCTCCTCATCGCCGCGGCGCTCGTTGCCGCCCTCACCGTCCCCGCGCTCGCCGCCAAGACCGTCACGCTGCCCGACGGCCTGAAATACATGGACCTCAAAGTCGGCAAAGGCCCCGTGCCCAAGCCGGGGCAGACCGCGGTCGTGACGTACGTCGGGACGTTTCCCAACGGCAAGAAGTTCGACGCGTCGGCCGATCACGGCGGAACGTTCTCGTTCCCGCTCGGTCAGCACCAAGTGATCTCGTGCTGGGACGAAGCCGTGGCGACGATGCACGTCGGCGGCCATCGCAAGATCGTGTGCCCGCCGGCCATCGCCTACGGCCCGCGCGGCGCCGGCGGCGTGATCCCGCCGAACGCGACGCTCGACTTCGACATCGTCCTCGTCGGCGTGAAATAA
- a CDS encoding non-heme iron oxygenase ferredoxin subunit produces MPHRVASASSIAPGTTKRVEVAGVEILLCNVDGSIYAVEDVCTHDGGPLDQGTLEGCRVMCPRHGALFDVTTGAALTLPAVIPLPTYPVRVEGDDVYVDDV; encoded by the coding sequence GTGCCCCACCGCGTCGCGTCCGCGTCATCGATCGCCCCCGGCACCACCAAACGGGTCGAGGTCGCCGGCGTCGAGATCCTGCTCTGCAACGTCGACGGGAGCATCTATGCGGTCGAGGATGTCTGCACGCACGACGGCGGCCCGCTCGACCAAGGGACGCTCGAGGGCTGCCGGGTCATGTGCCCGCGCCACGGCGCGCTGTTCGACGTGACGACGGGCGCGGCGCTCACGCTGCCGGCCGTCATCCCGCTCCCGACCTACCCCGTCCGGGTCGAGGGTGACGACGTCTACGTCGACGACGTCTGA
- a CDS encoding arginine deiminase-related protein: protein MATRFLVCPPREGPRYSADALRQWDRFVELAGCVGEAEFVRLDPQEQAPDLVYTANAALLTSNLAILASFRHAERRREQPIYRAALARAGFATTFLRQTYFEGAGDALFDRVRPLLYAGYGWRTERGATLQLQEIVGCRVLPLLLTDEAFTHLDAVLCPLGSGHVLAYLEAFSPHAQSMLRRAIEPGWLIEIGREDAAELACNALEIGDALIMHACSRRLRERLHDVGYRVWCTDLSEFQRTGGSAKGLTLRLDDGPAVGMAAAAV from the coding sequence ATGGCTACACGGTTCCTGGTCTGCCCGCCCCGCGAAGGTCCCCGCTACTCGGCGGACGCCCTGCGGCAATGGGACCGTTTCGTCGAGCTGGCCGGCTGCGTCGGCGAAGCCGAGTTCGTCCGCCTCGACCCGCAGGAGCAAGCCCCGGACCTGGTCTACACCGCCAACGCGGCGCTCCTCACCAGCAACCTCGCGATTCTGGCCAGCTTCCGCCACGCCGAACGCCGCCGCGAGCAGCCGATCTACCGGGCCGCCCTGGCACGCGCCGGCTTCGCCACGACCTTCTTGCGCCAGACCTACTTCGAAGGCGCGGGTGACGCGCTGTTCGACCGGGTTCGCCCGCTGCTCTATGCCGGCTACGGCTGGCGCACGGAACGCGGCGCGACCCTGCAGCTGCAGGAGATCGTCGGCTGCCGCGTGCTGCCGCTGCTGTTGACCGACGAAGCCTTCACCCACCTCGACGCGGTGCTCTGCCCGCTGGGCAGCGGCCACGTCCTGGCCTACCTGGAGGCCTTCTCACCGCACGCGCAGTCGATGCTGCGGCGCGCGATCGAGCCGGGGTGGCTGATCGAGATCGGTCGCGAGGACGCGGCCGAGCTGGCCTGCAACGCGCTCGAGATCGGGGACGCGCTGATCATGCACGCGTGCTCGCGGCGGCTGCGCGAGCGGCTGCACGACGTCGGCTACCGGGTCTGGTGTACCGATCTCTCGGAGTTCCAGCGCACCGGCGGCTCCGCCAAGGGACTGACCCTGCGCCTCGACGACGGCCCAGCCGTGGGAATGGCCGCCGCGGCCGTCTGA
- a CDS encoding (2Fe-2S)-binding protein: MKTITINGVDHQVDVPDDMPLLWVIRDVVGLTGTKFGCGVATCGACTVHLEGDAVRSCMTPMSRAYGKKVTTIEGLSPDGTHPIQVAWVDDAVPQCGYCQPGQMMTASALLAKTPKPSDEEIRTALTGNICRCGCYQRIEAAVKRAAGIA, encoded by the coding sequence ATGAAAACCATCACCATCAACGGCGTCGACCATCAGGTCGACGTCCCTGATGACATGCCGCTACTGTGGGTCATCCGTGACGTCGTCGGTCTGACCGGCACCAAGTTCGGCTGCGGCGTCGCGACCTGCGGCGCGTGCACCGTTCATCTCGAAGGCGACGCCGTGCGTTCGTGCATGACGCCGATGTCGCGCGCCTACGGCAAGAAGGTCACCACGATCGAAGGGCTCTCGCCCGACGGAACGCATCCGATCCAGGTCGCGTGGGTCGACGACGCCGTGCCGCAGTGCGGCTACTGTCAGCCCGGCCAGATGATGACCGCGTCGGCGCTGCTGGCCAAGACGCCGAAGCCCAGCGACGAAGAGATCCGCACCGCACTGACCGGCAATATCTGCCGCTGCGGCTGCTATCAGCGCATCGAAGCGGCCGTCAAGCGCGCCGCGGGGATCGCCTGA
- a CDS encoding molybdopterin cofactor-binding domain-containing protein, with the protein MRRAAFLQLTTSMGAGLALGAMLPVALKPARALAAPATDAFSPNVWVHVRTDGTVKVMLSKSEMGQGVYTGLPMMVAEELDVPMDRIVVEMAPAEDAYADLLFTHDLTTGGSTSTPDMWPVLRQAGATARAMLVAAAAKQWGVSPASCTTANGVVTSGTHHATYAELAAIAATLPVPTNVPLKDPAQYTVIGTSPKRLDIDAKVRGTAQFGIDVVLPGMLYANIQKSPTFGGTVVSYDATAAKAVPGVVDVFPVSSGVAVVATNTWAAFQGAQKVKVTWKPGMTKSSKELFAEAEHLARTTTVVTDKRGAANLAVAPGKELGAVYKGPFLAHTPMEPMNTTVWVRPDGVEIWSPTQVQSRTKAIGMQITGMPADKVQVHCTFLGGGFGRRLHPDFVVDAVEVGKHMAGKPVKTMWRREDDVKNDAFRPMAVSVVRAKLDGGTVSGWEHRTAQKSIMRTWAPPLFKDGLDAFAVGSCTPEDYAFPNAATYYSDHPYEVPVGFMRAPGANWNCFVTESFMDELAHAAGADPLAFRLANLGPKATRARAVLQLAAEKANWGHPLAGTTQGLALGWWGGAYSAIVADVALNGSQVIVKRAVIAVDIGRVIHPDIALAQVQGALNYGLAMALTAKITLTNGVVDQNNFYDYTVLRMNQSPEIAVYIVPSTESPAGVGELGVPAIAPAIGNAIFRATGKRVRELPFSDALA; encoded by the coding sequence ATGCGCCGCGCCGCATTTCTCCAGCTGACGACGAGCATGGGCGCCGGCCTCGCGCTGGGCGCGATGCTGCCCGTCGCGCTCAAGCCCGCGCGCGCGCTCGCCGCGCCCGCGACCGACGCGTTCTCGCCCAACGTTTGGGTGCACGTGCGCACCGACGGCACCGTCAAGGTGATGCTCTCGAAGTCCGAGATGGGGCAAGGCGTCTACACCGGCTTGCCGATGATGGTCGCCGAGGAGCTCGACGTGCCGATGGACCGCATCGTCGTCGAGATGGCGCCCGCCGAGGACGCCTACGCCGACCTGCTCTTCACGCACGACCTCACCACCGGCGGCAGCACCAGCACGCCCGACATGTGGCCGGTGCTGCGCCAAGCCGGCGCGACCGCGCGCGCGATGCTGGTCGCCGCCGCGGCCAAACAGTGGGGCGTCTCACCCGCCAGCTGCACGACGGCCAACGGCGTCGTCACCTCCGGCACGCACCACGCGACGTACGCCGAGCTGGCGGCCATCGCGGCGACGCTGCCGGTTCCCACCAACGTCCCGCTCAAGGACCCCGCGCAGTACACGGTCATCGGCACGTCGCCCAAGCGCCTGGACATCGACGCGAAGGTCCGCGGCACGGCGCAGTTCGGGATCGACGTCGTGCTGCCGGGGATGCTCTACGCGAACATCCAGAAGTCGCCGACGTTCGGCGGCACGGTCGTCTCCTACGACGCGACCGCCGCGAAGGCGGTACCGGGCGTGGTCGACGTCTTCCCGGTGTCGTCGGGCGTGGCGGTCGTCGCGACCAACACCTGGGCAGCGTTCCAGGGCGCGCAGAAGGTGAAGGTCACCTGGAAGCCGGGCATGACCAAGAGCTCGAAGGAGCTCTTCGCCGAAGCCGAGCACCTGGCGCGCACCACCACCGTCGTCACCGACAAGCGCGGCGCGGCGAACCTCGCGGTCGCGCCCGGCAAGGAGCTCGGCGCGGTCTACAAGGGACCGTTCCTCGCGCACACGCCGATGGAACCGATGAACACGACTGTCTGGGTTCGTCCCGACGGCGTCGAGATCTGGTCGCCCACACAAGTCCAGTCGCGCACCAAGGCGATCGGCATGCAGATCACCGGCATGCCGGCCGACAAGGTGCAGGTCCACTGCACGTTCCTGGGCGGCGGCTTCGGACGCCGGCTGCATCCGGACTTCGTCGTCGACGCGGTCGAGGTCGGCAAGCACATGGCCGGCAAACCGGTGAAGACGATGTGGCGGCGCGAAGACGACGTCAAGAACGACGCCTTCCGTCCGATGGCGGTCAGCGTCGTTCGAGCGAAGCTCGACGGCGGTACCGTCAGCGGCTGGGAGCACCGCACCGCGCAGAAGTCAATCATGCGCACCTGGGCGCCGCCGCTGTTCAAGGACGGCCTGGACGCGTTCGCCGTCGGCTCGTGCACGCCCGAAGACTACGCGTTCCCGAACGCGGCGACGTACTACTCCGACCACCCCTACGAGGTCCCGGTCGGATTCATGCGCGCGCCGGGCGCGAACTGGAACTGCTTCGTCACCGAGTCGTTCATGGACGAGCTCGCGCACGCGGCCGGCGCCGACCCGCTGGCGTTCCGTCTGGCGAACCTGGGTCCGAAGGCGACGCGCGCGCGCGCCGTGCTGCAGCTCGCGGCGGAAAAGGCGAACTGGGGGCATCCGCTCGCAGGCACGACCCAGGGTCTGGCCCTAGGCTGGTGGGGCGGCGCATACTCGGCCATCGTCGCCGACGTCGCGCTCAACGGCTCGCAGGTGATCGTCAAGCGGGCCGTCATCGCCGTCGACATCGGTCGCGTCATCCATCCCGACATCGCGCTGGCGCAGGTCCAGGGCGCGCTCAACTACGGCCTGGCGATGGCGTTGACCGCCAAGATCACGCTGACCAACGGCGTCGTCGATCAGAACAACTTCTACGACTACACGGTGCTCCGCATGAACCAGTCACCGGAGATCGCCGTCTACATCGTGCCGAGCACGGAGAGTCCCGCCGGCGTCGGCGAGCTCGGCGTGCCGGCGATCGCGCCGGCGATCGGCAACGCGATCTTCCGGGCCACCGGGAAACGCGTGCGCGAGCTGCCCTTCAGCGACGCACTGGCCTAG
- a CDS encoding NTP transferase domain-containing protein yields the protein MNAPFQVVVLAGGRSERMGFHKLVEPFAGEPLARRLVLALRELAPLVVATPPVADTMNDLRFARLIVTKPTPGPSATLALAHAALPYDHTLVVLPADLPFLDAARIRAFLARVAPDVDIAYPVVHGTPGHPVIWSPKARTRIPNLRDDEPPARVRRDPALRIAEMLEHDEAYVTDVDTPEAWHTAEAKAKARAREHDRG from the coding sequence GTGAACGCGCCGTTTCAGGTCGTCGTCCTCGCGGGCGGACGCTCGGAGCGGATGGGATTCCACAAGCTCGTCGAGCCGTTCGCCGGCGAACCGCTGGCGCGGCGGCTGGTGCTGGCGCTGCGCGAGCTGGCGCCGCTGGTCGTCGCGACGCCGCCCGTCGCCGACACGATGAACGACCTGCGCTTCGCGCGCCTGATCGTCACCAAGCCGACGCCGGGGCCGAGCGCGACGCTCGCGCTGGCGCACGCCGCGCTGCCGTACGACCACACGTTGGTCGTGCTGCCGGCCGATCTGCCGTTCCTCGACGCGGCGCGCATCCGCGCGTTCCTCGCGCGCGTCGCGCCCGACGTCGACATCGCCTATCCGGTCGTCCACGGCACGCCCGGCCATCCGGTGATCTGGTCGCCGAAGGCCCGTACGCGCATCCCGAACCTGCGCGACGACGAGCCGCCGGCGCGCGTGCGGCGCGATCCGGCGCTGCGGATCGCCGAGATGCTCGAGCACGACGAGGCCTACGTGACCGACGTCGATACGCCCGAAGCGTGGCACACGGCGGAAGCGAAGGCGAAAGCGCGCGCGCGCGAGCACGACCGCGGCTGA